A window from Populus trichocarpa isolate Nisqually-1 chromosome 3, P.trichocarpa_v4.1, whole genome shotgun sequence encodes these proteins:
- the LOC7478141 gene encoding uncharacterized protein LOC7478141 has translation MNLNKKGLRFSNNNELPKNDCFGDTALSLNCLGYGGSSSTNAEGAQNNLKVDFSNGSDDGCKLVLGLGPTPSAYFDDCYCLGVNKKKGLDSAVIFPMGLLSESDSILKLGLSGGDKEALSGLDYSISETDTNTPMLNQISDDDSRSLIPVVDEGSTSAKKSGGYMTSLLLAPRMDVRKAPSQTELLNFGTRSNHQFQLSHELSANTDFSMGIMSEQAISTTSSDHRTSNPKKCKFLGCSKGARGASGLCIGHGGGQRCQKPGCNKGAESRTAYCKVHGGGRRCQHLGCTKSAEGKTDLCIAHGGGRRCGFPGGCTKAARGKSGLCIRHGGGKRCKVEDCTRSAEGQAGLCISHGGGRRCEHQGCTKGAQGSTGYCKAHGGGKRCIFAGCTKGAEGSTPLCKGHGGGKRCMFDGGGICPKSVHGGTNFCVAHGGGKRCVVPGCTKSARGRTDCCVRHGGGKRCRVDNCGKSAQGSTDFCKAHGGGKRCTWGEGKCEKFARGKSGLCAAHSSMVQEREANRTGLIRPGLFHGLVSAASTAGSSIDNNHSYSGVSAVSDCSDSLEKPAKRLHLIPPQVLVPHSMKATSSFTSFMNADNLEEGTNGYGATSGGKKNFDYLVPEGRVHGGGLMSLFGGNLRNAINEV, from the coding sequence ATGAATCTTAACAAAAAAGGTCTGCGATTTTCTAATAATAACGAGCTTCCAAAAAATGACTGTTTTGGTGATACTGCTTTGAGCTTGAACTGCCTTGGATATGGAGGAAGCAGTTCGACCAATGCTGAGGGTGCTCAAAATAATCTTAAGGTTGATTTTTCTAATGGTTCTGATGATGGCTGCAAGTTGGTGCTTGGACTTGGTCCGACACCAAGTGCATATTTTGATGATTGTTACTGCTTGGgggttaacaaaaaaaaagggctgGATTCTGCTGTTATATTTCCCATGGGGTTGCTGTCTGAGAGTGATTCAATCCTAAAACTTGGCCTTTCCGGAGGGGATAAGGAAGCCCTGAGTGGTCTCGACTATTCAATTTCAGAGACTGATACTAATACACCTATGCTGAACCAAATTTCTGATGATGACAGTAGATCCCTGATTCCTGTTGTCGATGAAGGTTCCACCTCAGCCAAGAAGTCTGGTGGCTATATGACGTCACTTCTTTTGGCTCCTAGAATGGATGTCAGAAAAGCTCCATCACAGACTGAACTTCTCAACTTTGGAACCAGATCTAATCATCAATTTCAGCTGAGCCATGAACTATCTGCTAACACAGATTTCTCCATGGGCATTATGTCTGAGCAAGCGATTTCAACCACTTCTTCTGACCACAGAACAAGCAATCCGAAGAAATGCAAGTTCTTGGGTTGCTCAAAGGGAGCCCGTGGTGCTTCAGGCCTTTGTATTGGTCATGGGGGCGGACAGCGATGCCAGAAGCCGGGTTGCAACAAAGGTGCTGAGAGCCGAACAGCCTATTGTAAGGTCCATGGTGGAGGAAGGAGGTGCCAACACTTGGGTTGCACTAAAAGTGCTGAGGGGAAGACAGATTTGTGCATTGCACATGGTGGCGGCAGGAGATGTGGGTTTCCAGGCGGATGCACTAAGGCTGCAAGAGGCAAATCAGGGCTTTGTATTAGACATGGAGGGGGGAAGAGGTGCAAGGTTGAAGACTGCACTCGTAGTGCTGAAGGACAGGCCGGGTTGTGCATTTCTCATGGGGGTGGGCGCCGTTGTGAACACCAAGGGTGTACAAAGGGTGCTCAGGGGAGTACTGGGTACTGCAAAGCTCATGGTGGGGGAAAGCGATGCATATTTGCAGGATGCACCAAAGGAGCTGAAGGGAGCACGCCGCTGTGCAAGGGACACGGTGGGGGAAAGCGCTGCATGTTTGATGGTGGTGGAATTTGCCCAAAAAGTGTTCATGGAGGCACAAACTTTTGTGTTGCCCATGGTGGTGGAAAGAGGTGTGTTGTGCCAGGCTGTACAAAGAGTGCGCGTGGCCGTACTGATTGCTGTGTGAGGCATGGTGGAGGGAAGCGGTGCAGGGTTGACAACTGTGGGAAGAGTGCCCAAGGTAGCACTGACTTCTGCAAAGCTCATGGTGGGGGTAAACGATGCACCTGGGGTGAGGGAAAATGCGAGAAGTTTGCCAGGGGTAAGAGTGGTCTATGTGCTGCACACAGCAGCATGGTCCAAGAGAGGGAGGCAAACAGGACTGGTTTGATCAGACCGGGACTCTTCCATGGCCTTGTATCTGCTGCTTCAACAGCAGGTAGCAGCATTGACAACAATCATTCATATTCTGGAGTTAGTGCTGTCTCGGACTGCAGTGATTCCCTAGAAAAGCCAGCAAAAAGACTACATCTCATACCACCCCAAGTACTGGTTCCTCATTCTATGAAGGCCACGTCGTCTTTTACAAGTTTTATGAATGCTGACAACTTAGAGGAAGGTACAAATGGTTATGGTGCCACCAGTGGTGGGAAAAAGAATTTTGACTATCTGGTTCCCGAGGGAAGGGTGCATGGCGGCGGCCTTATGTCATTGTTTGGTGGAAATCTGAGGAATGCAATCAATGAAGTTTGA